The genomic region CGAGGTATTAGGGCCAAACCTTGCTATTGTCATCCCGAACATAGCGAGGGATCTTGTGTAGCGGTCTATTAGTTGCGGGCTTGAGACTGAGAAGACCGGGCGATGATACTTGGATAGGCCTGCCGCAGGCGCAGACCGGCGGCTGCGGCCACACCGCATTTAATCAGATCGCCGGGGATAAAAGGCAGAGCCCCTTGAATAGCGGCAGGGATCAGGCCGATGCCGGTAACAAGAGACAACTGGATTACACCCAGGGAATAAACGACGATAACGCCGCCGGCGATATTAGCCAGGAAAAGACGGATCCAGCCGGGATGTGAGCTGCGCTCGGTAATGAGGCCGATGACTGCTGCCGCCAAGGGCCAGCTTAGAATATAGCCGCCGGTGGGGCCCAGCAGTTTGCCTAAACCTCCGGTGGCTCCGGCAAACACCGGGAAGATTACACCGGTAAGATCGAACAACAATAGAGTAATAAAGCCCAGGCGACTTCCCAACAGCATACCGGCCAACATCACGCCGAAGGTTTGACCGGTAAGGGGAACGGGGCTGAAGGGCAGGGGGATGTTTACGTAACCTAAAGCTGTGAGCAGAGCGATAAACAAGGCTACGGTCATCATTTCCCGGAGGCTGACTTTTTCCACAACGATACATCCTTTCTGGACAAAATCATTGAGGCTACAGGGTCCCTTTCAAGTAGCTAACTATGTACTCATAATAAATATTTCCTGGGAAATTGTCAACCACCTGCTATATTTAGGTTGACAATCATTTTGTCTGTGTGTCTACGTGAATTGGGAAACGGGCGGGCCCGAAGTCCCGCCCCTACCCGTAAACTCTAATTGCGCTATCTGGCCACTGCAATACTCAAATTGCCGAGGGCCCCGAGCGAGCCAGGCTTGTTCTTACTGGCGGTCATTCTTCGGATGCAAGCTGCCTGCGCCGCCAGAGAACACCCAGAACTATCACCGCAAAGGCTCATAGAGATGCCTGGCTTATTGGCTGGGCCACGGGCCGAGGTTCCAGGCTGCGCAGTGGTGTACTGTCGGGCTCTTCTCGGCAGCCGGATGGCTCTAGCAGGTTGTGCAAGTGCTGCCAGGTGGCGGCAAAGGCGGCATCTTCAACGCTGCGGGGCCGGGCCAGCGTGTTTTTAACTACTGCCCGCATGGTACCGCCGCGAGCCAGGACCATAATTCGATCGGCCAACAGCAGGGCTTCTTCGATGTTGTGGGTGACAAAGACAATGGTTACGCCGGTTTCGTGCCAGATGCGGAGCAATTCTTTCTGTAGGCTGGAACGGGTGATAGCATCCAGGCTGCCGAAGGGTTCATCCATAAGAAGTACGGCCGGCTTTACACCTAGGGCCCGGGCAATGGCCACCCGTTGTTTCATGCCGCCGGAAAGTTGGTGGGGATAGAAATTGGCGTATTCGGCCAGACCCATGAGATCGAGATAACTTAGAGCCAGACTTTGCCGCTCAGCGGAGCTCTTCCCCTGTCCGGCTAGCCTAAGAGCCAGGACAACATTACCCAGCACAGTCCGCCAGGGAAAGAGCTGATTTAAGTCTTGAAAGACCATCATCCGATCTCGCCCCGGGGCAGAAACTCTGTGGCCGGCCAGGTAAACTCCTCCGGCCGTTAGGACTTCAAATCCAGCCAAGCAGCGCAGCAGGGTGGTTTTGCCGGATCCGGACGGCCCGATAATAGTCCAGAATTCACCCGGCCGAACCTTAAAACTGATGTCAGTTAGGGCCACCACTTCCTTGCCGCCGGTTCGAAAAATTTTAGTTGCGCGCCGGAACTCCACCTGTATCATCTACTTCTCACCCCTTATTTGATGCTCATACCCCAGCGGGCAACGGTGTGGCGTTCCAAAAAACTGAACAGGATATTTTCTATCATCAGACCGATGGAAATAATAACTAACATACCGGCAAACACTTTAGGTACTTCGAGAAAATAACGTTGCTTGTACAAAAACCAGCCCAGTCCGCCTTCGTTGCCGGAAGCACCGAAAACCAT from Bacillota bacterium harbors:
- a CDS encoding biotin transporter BioY, with translation MMTVALFIALLTALGYVNIPLPFSPVPLTGQTFGVMLAGMLLGSRLGFITLLLFDLTGVIFPVFAGATGGLGKLLGPTGGYILSWPLAAAVIGLITERSSHPGWIRLFLANIAGGVIVVYSLGVIQLSLVTGIGLIPAAIQGALPFIPGDLIKCGVAAAAGLRLRQAYPSIIARSSQSQARN
- a CDS encoding ABC transporter ATP-binding protein, with product MIQVEFRRATKIFRTGGKEVVALTDISFKVRPGEFWTIIGPSGSGKTTLLRCLAGFEVLTAGGVYLAGHRVSAPGRDRMMVFQDLNQLFPWRTVLGNVVLALRLAGQGKSSAERQSLALSYLDLMGLAEYANFYPHQLSGGMKQRVAIARALGVKPAVLLMDEPFGSLDAITRSSLQKELLRIWHETGVTIVFVTHNIEEALLLADRIMVLARGGTMRAVVKNTLARPRSVEDAAFAATWQHLHNLLEPSGCREEPDSTPLRSLEPRPVAQPISQASL